Proteins encoded together in one Riemerella anatipestifer window:
- the rpoC gene encoding DNA-directed RNA polymerase subunit beta' encodes MSNKNKTSRFNKISIGLASPESILQDSRGEVLKPETINYRTHKPERDGLFCEKIFGPVKDYECACGKYKRIRYKGIVCDRCGVEVTEKKVRRERIGHINLVVPVAHIWYFRSLPNKIGYLLGLPSKKLDMIIYYERYVVIQQGIAKRLDGSDFEEMEFLTEEEYLDILDTLPTENQYLDDSDPNKFIAKMGAEAVEELLKRIDLDALSYDLRHKAHNETSKQRRTEALKRLSVVEALRDANTRMINRPEWMVMRVLPVIPPELRPLVPLDGGRFATSDLNDLYRRVIIRNNRLKRLLEIKAPEVILRNEKRMLQEAVDSLFDNTRKSSAVKSESNRPLKSLSDSLKGKQGRFRQNLLGKRVDYSARSVIVVGPTLQLHECGIPKDMAAELYKPFIIRKLIERGIVKTVKSAKRIIDRKEPVVYDILENVMKGHPVLLNRAPTLHRLGIQAFQPKMIEGKAIQLHPLVTTAFNADFDGDQMAVHLPLGPEAILEAQLLMLGSQNILNPANGSPITVPSQDMVLGLYFMTKEAHSTEDYKVKGEGLTFYSPEEVEIAYNEGQVTLNAKVKCKLPVKNENGELVTKLIETTVGRILFNQIVPEQIGFINELLTKKSLRNVIGRILAETDFPTTVQFLDRMKDLGYSNAFKGGLSFSLADIVVPEEKKQMIASAVESVDDIKANYNMGLITDTERYNQVIDVWTNTNANLTEMIMQRMKTDQGGFNSVYMMLDSGARGSKEQIRQLSGMRGLMAKPQKAGSVGAEIIENPIVANFKEGLSILEYFISTHGARKGLADTALKTADAGYLTRRLVDVAQDVIITEDDCGTLRGVEVTPLKKNDEIVEKLSERILGRISLHDIYDPETDELIVEADVLIDEELAKKIEEAGIESVEVRSPLTCESKRGICAKCYGRNLATGKMIHMGEAVGVIAAQSIGEPGTQLTLRTFHQGGTAGNVSENPSIVAKRDGIVEMDEIRTVTSEDEEGNQAEIVVSRSTEFRLVADNASRTPIMVANLPYGSILSVKPGDKVKKGDLIARWDPYNAVIIAETSGKVEYEDIIKGVSFQLEIDEQTGFEEKVISESRNKKAVPTLRVVDSKGVEQKSYNLPVGAHLMVNDGEKIKAGKILIKIPRKSAKAGDITGGLPRVTELFEARNPSNPAVVTEIDGVVSYGKIKRGNRELIVESKSGEIKKYLVKLSNQILVQENDFVRAGSPLSDGSVTPNDILAIKGPTAVQEYLVNEIQEVYRLQGVKIDDKHFEIIVRQMMTKVEIVDGGDTQFLEGSLEHKQDFIEENERVFGMKVVTDPGDSQELKAGQMITARELRDENSKLKREDLKLVEVREALTATAHPVLQGITRAALQTKSFMSAASFQETTKVLNEAAVSGKVDELNGLKENVIVGHRIPAGTGLKDYQNFIVGSNKEFEDLN; translated from the coding sequence ATGTCAAATAAAAATAAAACAAGTAGATTTAATAAAATCTCGATAGGTTTAGCTTCACCAGAGTCTATTTTACAAGATTCAAGAGGAGAAGTATTAAAACCAGAAACCATTAACTATAGAACGCACAAACCTGAAAGAGACGGGCTTTTCTGTGAGAAAATATTCGGTCCTGTAAAGGATTACGAGTGTGCTTGTGGAAAATATAAGCGTATTCGTTATAAAGGCATTGTCTGCGACCGATGCGGTGTAGAAGTAACGGAGAAAAAAGTGCGTAGAGAGCGTATAGGGCACATCAACTTGGTAGTTCCTGTAGCTCATATTTGGTACTTCCGTTCTTTACCAAATAAGATAGGTTATCTTCTAGGATTGCCATCTAAGAAACTAGATATGATTATCTACTACGAAAGATATGTGGTAATTCAGCAAGGTATCGCTAAAAGATTAGACGGTTCTGATTTCGAGGAAATGGAATTTTTAACCGAGGAAGAATATTTAGATATTTTAGATACACTTCCTACGGAAAATCAATACTTAGATGACTCTGACCCTAATAAGTTTATCGCTAAAATGGGAGCTGAGGCTGTGGAAGAATTGTTAAAGAGAATAGATTTAGATGCTCTTTCTTATGATTTAAGACACAAAGCACACAACGAGACATCTAAGCAAAGAAGAACAGAAGCACTAAAAAGATTATCAGTAGTAGAAGCTCTTAGAGATGCTAATACGAGAATGATTAACCGCCCAGAGTGGATGGTAATGCGTGTACTTCCTGTAATACCACCAGAGTTAAGACCATTAGTGCCACTAGATGGTGGGCGTTTTGCGACATCAGACCTTAACGACCTTTATAGAAGAGTAATTATCAGAAACAATCGTCTTAAGAGACTTCTAGAAATTAAAGCTCCTGAAGTTATCTTAAGAAACGAGAAGCGTATGCTTCAAGAAGCGGTAGATTCTTTATTTGATAATACAAGAAAATCTTCTGCAGTTAAATCTGAGTCTAACAGACCATTAAAATCTCTTTCTGATTCATTAAAAGGTAAGCAAGGGCGTTTCCGTCAGAACTTACTTGGTAAAAGGGTAGACTACTCTGCTCGTTCGGTAATTGTGGTAGGTCCTACTTTACAACTACACGAGTGTGGTATCCCTAAAGATATGGCGGCAGAGCTTTATAAGCCGTTCATCATCAGAAAACTAATCGAAAGAGGTATCGTAAAAACAGTAAAATCTGCGAAAAGAATTATAGATAGAAAAGAACCTGTGGTGTATGACATTCTAGAAAATGTAATGAAAGGTCACCCAGTACTTCTTAACCGTGCCCCTACACTTCACCGTTTAGGTATTCAGGCATTCCAACCTAAAATGATTGAAGGTAAAGCGATACAACTACACCCATTGGTAACTACGGCATTCAATGCCGACTTTGATGGTGACCAGATGGCGGTACACTTACCTTTAGGTCCAGAAGCTATTTTAGAGGCTCAACTTTTAATGTTAGGTTCTCAGAATATCTTGAACCCTGCTAATGGTTCTCCAATTACGGTACCTTCTCAGGACATGGTACTTGGGCTTTATTTTATGACTAAAGAAGCTCATTCTACGGAGGATTATAAAGTGAAGGGAGAAGGTTTAACTTTCTACTCTCCAGAGGAAGTAGAAATTGCCTACAACGAAGGACAAGTAACGCTTAATGCTAAAGTTAAGTGTAAACTTCCTGTGAAGAATGAAAACGGAGAATTAGTAACTAAACTGATTGAAACTACTGTTGGTAGAATTTTATTCAATCAGATAGTACCTGAACAAATAGGATTCATCAATGAACTTTTAACGAAAAAATCGTTAAGAAATGTAATTGGTAGAATCTTAGCAGAAACTGATTTCCCAACTACAGTTCAGTTCTTGGATAGAATGAAAGACTTAGGATACTCTAACGCATTTAAAGGAGGTCTATCGTTCAGCTTAGCTGATATTGTGGTGCCAGAAGAGAAGAAACAAATGATAGCTTCGGCGGTAGAAAGTGTAGATGATATTAAGGCTAACTATAATATGGGTCTTATCACTGATACTGAGCGTTATAACCAAGTAATTGATGTTTGGACAAATACTAACGCTAACCTTACCGAAATGATTATGCAGAGAATGAAGACCGACCAAGGTGGTTTCAATTCTGTATATATGATGCTAGATTCTGGTGCGAGGGGTTCTAAAGAGCAGATTCGTCAGTTATCAGGTATGCGTGGTCTAATGGCAAAACCTCAAAAAGCAGGTTCAGTAGGTGCAGAGATTATCGAAAACCCTATTGTAGCTAACTTTAAAGAGGGGCTTTCTATCCTTGAGTACTTTATCTCTACTCACGGTGCTCGTAAAGGTCTTGCGGATACGGCGCTTAAAACGGCGGATGCTGGTTACTTAACGAGAAGGTTGGTAGATGTAGCTCAAGACGTTATCATTACTGAAGACGATTGTGGTACTCTAAGAGGTGTGGAAGTAACGCCACTTAAAAAGAATGATGAAATAGTAGAGAAATTATCTGAAAGAATTTTAGGTAGAATTTCTTTACATGATATATATGACCCAGAAACAGACGAGTTAATCGTAGAAGCTGATGTTCTTATAGATGAAGAATTAGCTAAGAAGATAGAAGAGGCTGGTATAGAGTCTGTGGAGGTTCGTTCACCTTTAACTTGTGAATCTAAGAGAGGTATCTGTGCTAAATGTTACGGTAGAAACTTAGCTACAGGTAAGATGATTCATATGGGAGAAGCTGTGGGTGTTATTGCAGCACAGTCCATCGGGGAACCTGGTACACAGCTTACCTTGAGAACCTTCCACCAAGGGGGAACAGCGGGTAACGTTTCCGAAAATCCATCTATCGTAGCTAAGAGAGATGGTATCGTAGAAATGGACGAAATTAGAACGGTAACTTCTGAAGATGAAGAAGGAAACCAAGCTGAAATCGTGGTGTCTCGTTCTACCGAATTCCGTTTGGTAGCAGATAATGCTAGCAGAACACCTATAATGGTAGCAAACTTACCTTACGGTTCAATACTTTCTGTAAAACCAGGGGATAAAGTGAAGAAAGGAGACCTTATAGCAAGATGGGATCCGTATAATGCGGTAATCATTGCTGAAACTTCTGGTAAGGTAGAGTACGAAGATATTATCAAAGGCGTGTCTTTCCAATTAGAAATTGACGAACAGACAGGCTTTGAAGAAAAGGTAATCTCTGAATCTAGAAACAAAAAAGCGGTACCTACCCTTAGAGTGGTAGATTCTAAAGGAGTAGAGCAAAAATCTTACAACTTACCTGTGGGAGCTCACTTAATGGTAAATGATGGAGAGAAGATTAAAGCTGGTAAGATTTTAATTAAAATCCCAAGAAAATCTGCAAAAGCAGGGGATATCACGGGAGGTCTTCCTAGAGTAACGGAACTTTTCGAAGCTAGAAATCCTTCTAATCCTGCGGTAGTAACAGAAATTGACGGGGTAGTATCTTACGGAAAAATCAAGAGAGGTAACCGTGAGCTTATCGTAGAGTCTAAATCAGGAGAAATTAAGAAATACTTGGTGAAGTTATCTAACCAAATCTTAGTTCAAGAAAACGACTTCGTAAGAGCAGGTTCTCCATTGTCAGATGGTTCAGTAACGCCTAATGATATTTTAGCAATTAAAGGTCCTACAGCGGTACAAGAATATTTGGTAAACGAAATCCAAGAGGTATACCGTCTACAAGGGGTGAAGATTGATGACAAGCACTTTGAAATCATCGTTCGCCAAATGATGACGAAAGTAGAGATTGTAGATGGTGGAGATACTCAGTTCTTAGAAGGTAGTCTAGAACATAAGCAAGACTTTATCGAAGAGAACGAAAGAGTGTTTGGTATGAAGGTAGTTACCGATCCAGGAGACTCTCAAGAGCTTAAAGCAGGTCAGATGATTACAGCGAGAGAATTAAGAGACGAAAACTCTAAGCTTAAGAGAGAAGACTTAAAACTGGTAGAAGTTCGTGAAGCACTTACGGCTACAGCACACCCTGTTTTACAAGGTATCACAAGAGCGGCTCTACAAACTAAGTCATTTATGTCTGCGGCATCTTTCCAAGAAACTACTAAGGTACTTAACGAAGCAGCGGTATCAGGTAAAGTAGATGAGTTGAATGGTCTTAAAGAAAATGTAATTGTAGGACATAGAATTCCTGCAGGAACGGGGCTTAAAGATTATCAGAACTTTATCGTAGGTTCTAATAAAGAGTTTGAAGATTTAAATTAA
- a CDS encoding DUF3467 domain-containing protein: MDNNQNQDPNNINIELNEMVAAGVYANLALVNHSPSEFVLDFIQLMPGVQQAKVRSRVILAPLHAKRVLNALQQNIANYEQQFGEIKEVEPFVLGGNNTPQA; the protein is encoded by the coding sequence ATGGACAACAATCAAAACCAAGATCCAAACAACATTAACATTGAACTTAACGAAATGGTAGCAGCTGGTGTATATGCTAACTTAGCTTTGGTAAACCACTCTCCATCTGAGTTTGTTTTAGATTTCATTCAGTTAATGCCAGGTGTTCAACAAGCTAAAGTAAGATCTAGGGTAATTTTAGCACCATTACATGCTAAAAGAGTTCTAAATGCTTTACAGCAAAATATTGCTAACTATGAGCAACAGTTTGGAGAAATTAAAGAGGTTGAACCTTTTGTATTAGGTGGGAATAATACGCCTCAAGCGTAA
- a CDS encoding TonB-dependent receptor, with the protein MNKLTVFITFLLVTKAIAQNVEKEKVVDSVVISARQKVKQERKEFFKQAQSTEIISAYEVERNNPHFIEQSLGTMAGVQVEKRTQFGGQRIVLRGYGNDQKFNNWGVKFYLNSAPITNADGVTILEDIDFSLINNIEVVKGPASTLYGGGTGGAVRFYMRPETKKGTHLSESLAFGSFGLFQSNTKVETVTDNANIMFNYGHIGSDGYRPRGNTRKNNYAFMGNFKLAQAHSLMVYASHNNSYEGVTGQISLQDYYDGKDPGNAAYARKNAANHFIATRTIIGHQWKINPNVTYNTSLFYHHLDTKRTAAGAAENSQQPSYGVRSELKWNYPISEDFKNEMEAGGEYLISRALISNYRFDGSLDKPDLQTRPLSKRGTYFKYDNYNFSVFLTNRLTYQPLDLSLLLGVSGNKQGYDRTDLLAYPGLLDGYKQDTSFKKDFSMVLTPHIALQKKWKNQLFNLSYSEGYNAPTASTAFVSATGKTNDLLKAERAKMWDFSVHGLLGKTKFDYQISLFDIRVQDKLTQLWASDGAGDMYSYWGNTGNQFNRGLELSLGYSYTSNNFINKVLPYFNLSKYDFKYQSFSMLGEDYSGKKVVGIPSVKYSLGLDFDTRFGLYVRNTFNYLSDVYTDFANEINVKGFHQYNAKIGYKKEFGKWSLDAYVAGNNLTNRVNYAFLFVGNAIGDTDLGNGYPVGVTTDVNPGPARAYFFGGTTIKYSF; encoded by the coding sequence ATGAATAAATTAACCGTTTTTATCACTTTTTTATTAGTAACAAAAGCTATTGCACAGAATGTAGAAAAAGAAAAGGTTGTAGACAGTGTTGTCATAAGTGCAAGGCAAAAAGTAAAACAAGAAAGAAAGGAATTCTTTAAACAAGCTCAATCTACGGAGATTATATCCGCTTATGAGGTGGAAAGGAATAATCCTCATTTTATAGAGCAATCACTAGGAACAATGGCTGGTGTTCAGGTAGAAAAAAGAACTCAGTTTGGAGGACAAAGAATTGTTCTGAGAGGTTATGGTAACGATCAGAAATTCAATAACTGGGGTGTGAAGTTCTACCTCAATTCGGCTCCAATTACCAATGCTGACGGCGTTACTATTTTAGAAGATATAGATTTTTCTCTTATCAATAATATTGAAGTCGTTAAAGGTCCTGCCTCTACACTTTATGGTGGAGGTACAGGTGGAGCCGTGAGGTTCTATATGCGTCCAGAAACTAAAAAAGGGACTCATTTATCAGAGTCTTTGGCTTTTGGTTCGTTTGGTTTGTTTCAGTCTAATACCAAGGTAGAAACTGTAACGGATAACGCAAATATTATGTTTAACTATGGGCATATAGGGAGTGATGGCTACCGTCCTAGAGGCAATACTAGGAAAAATAACTATGCTTTTATGGGAAACTTTAAGTTGGCTCAAGCCCATAGTTTAATGGTGTATGCGAGTCATAATAATTCCTATGAAGGCGTTACAGGACAAATTTCTCTTCAAGATTATTATGATGGTAAAGACCCTGGCAATGCAGCCTATGCAAGAAAAAATGCAGCAAACCATTTCATAGCCACTAGAACTATTATAGGACATCAATGGAAAATCAATCCTAATGTTACCTATAATACCTCATTATTTTATCATCATTTAGATACTAAGCGAACGGCTGCAGGAGCGGCAGAAAACTCTCAACAACCAAGCTATGGTGTGAGGTCTGAGCTAAAATGGAATTATCCTATTTCTGAAGATTTTAAAAATGAAATGGAAGCAGGTGGAGAATATCTTATTTCTAGAGCTTTAATCTCTAATTATCGTTTTGATGGCAGTTTGGATAAACCAGATTTACAGACTCGACCATTATCTAAAAGAGGTACTTATTTTAAGTATGATAATTATAATTTTTCGGTATTTCTTACCAATAGATTAACCTATCAACCTTTAGACTTATCTCTTCTTTTGGGTGTGAGTGGTAATAAGCAAGGTTATGATAGAACAGATTTGTTGGCTTATCCAGGTTTATTAGATGGTTACAAACAAGATACCTCTTTCAAAAAAGATTTTTCTATGGTTTTAACGCCTCATATAGCGTTACAAAAAAAATGGAAAAATCAATTATTTAATTTAAGCTATAGTGAGGGTTATAACGCACCTACAGCTTCCACAGCATTTGTTTCTGCTACAGGAAAAACTAATGATTTACTCAAAGCAGAGCGTGCTAAAATGTGGGATTTTTCAGTACACGGATTGTTAGGAAAAACGAAATTTGATTATCAAATATCCTTGTTTGATATCAGAGTTCAAGATAAGCTAACACAGCTTTGGGCTAGCGATGGTGCTGGAGATATGTACTCTTACTGGGGGAATACAGGGAATCAGTTCAATAGAGGACTAGAGTTGAGTCTAGGCTACTCTTATACATCTAATAATTTTATAAATAAAGTGTTACCGTATTTTAATCTTTCTAAATATGATTTTAAATATCAGTCTTTTAGTATGTTAGGAGAAGATTATTCAGGTAAAAAGGTGGTAGGCATACCTTCGGTAAAATATTCTTTAGGGTTGGATTTTGATACGCGTTTTGGACTTTATGTTAGAAATACATTTAATTATTTAAGCGATGTTTATACTGATTTTGCCAACGAAATCAATGTAAAAGGTTTTCATCAGTACAATGCCAAGATAGGTTATAAAAAGGAGTTTGGGAAATGGAGTTTAGACGCTTATGTGGCAGGGAATAATTTAACGAATAGAGTCAACTATGCCTTTCTATTTGTAGGGAATGCGATAGGCGACACTGATTTAGGTAATGGCTATCCTGTTGGGGTAACTACAGATGTTAATCCAGGACCTGCGAGAGCTTATTTCTTCGGAGGGACTACCATTAAGTATAGCTTTTAG
- a CDS encoding ABC-F family ATP-binding cassette domain-containing protein: protein MNYITAENLTKSYGIKTLFQDISFNINEGDKIAIVAKNGSGKSTLLKIILGKEIPDSGSVLVNKDIQVVLFDQEITFDAEDTVEEFMMKLDSDPINAVRNYHLSLQSTDTAFIEKALADMEIHKAWDLENEMKQILFQLKITDLNAKMGTLSGGQVKRVALAKLLTETRAEHKHTLLIMDEPTNHLDVDMVEWLENYLSKARITLLLVTHDRYFLDSVCDIIWEMEDQQLYIHQGSYATYLENKMIREENLQSTIDKANNLYRKELEWMRRQPKARTTKSKSRIEAFYETEKVAKTDTRKDSLELDFKMERLGKKILELRNINKKYDDKVILRDFSYQFQRGEKVGIVGQNGVGKSTLLNIIQGLENYDSGEIETGETIKFGYFSQKGLTYKEDERVIDFIKEISENFPLANGRTISASQFLRLFLFDDQAQYSPISKLSGGEKRRLHLMYVLYQNPNFLIFDEPTNDLDLPTLSVLENFLQNFQGTLAIVSHDRYFMDRVVDHVLAFEGDGKVRDFTGNFTEYRTAKDLELKQNNKEKEKVEIPQTERKEPLPKKKLSFKEQRELEEIEKQLPKLEEERETILAQLNGETDYEKVASLSELLEKNAKELERMEMRWLELQEILS from the coding sequence ATGAATTACATCACTGCTGAAAATCTTACCAAATCTTACGGAATTAAAACTCTATTTCAAGATATTTCTTTTAACATCAATGAAGGAGATAAAATTGCCATTGTTGCCAAAAATGGAAGTGGGAAATCTACCCTTCTAAAAATTATTTTAGGAAAAGAAATTCCAGATAGCGGTTCGGTATTGGTAAATAAAGATATACAAGTGGTGCTTTTTGACCAAGAAATTACTTTCGATGCGGAGGATACCGTGGAAGAATTTATGATGAAGCTAGATTCAGACCCTATAAATGCTGTTAGAAATTACCATCTGTCTTTACAATCTACAGATACAGCGTTTATTGAGAAGGCTCTCGCAGATATGGAAATTCATAAAGCTTGGGATTTAGAAAATGAAATGAAACAAATCCTCTTTCAGCTCAAAATTACAGACCTTAATGCCAAAATGGGAACATTGTCAGGAGGGCAAGTAAAGAGAGTTGCATTGGCAAAATTGCTTACAGAAACTAGGGCTGAACATAAACATACGCTTCTAATTATGGACGAGCCTACCAACCATTTAGATGTGGATATGGTGGAGTGGCTGGAAAATTATCTTTCCAAAGCGAGGATTACTCTTTTATTAGTAACGCACGATAGATACTTTTTAGATAGTGTTTGCGATATAATTTGGGAGATGGAAGACCAGCAACTATACATACATCAAGGGAGCTATGCGACTTATCTAGAAAATAAAATGATTAGGGAAGAAAACTTGCAATCTACCATAGATAAAGCCAATAATCTTTACCGAAAAGAATTGGAATGGATGAGAAGGCAGCCCAAAGCACGAACTACAAAATCTAAAAGTAGAATAGAAGCTTTCTACGAAACAGAAAAGGTCGCTAAGACAGATACTCGAAAAGACAGTTTGGAGCTAGACTTTAAAATGGAACGCTTGGGTAAAAAGATTCTTGAGCTTAGAAATATCAACAAAAAGTATGATGATAAAGTGATATTAAGGGATTTTTCTTATCAGTTTCAACGAGGCGAAAAGGTAGGGATTGTGGGGCAAAATGGAGTGGGTAAATCCACATTACTTAATATTATCCAAGGGTTAGAAAACTATGATAGTGGAGAGATAGAAACAGGAGAAACCATAAAATTTGGTTATTTTTCTCAAAAAGGACTTACCTATAAGGAAGACGAAAGAGTAATTGATTTTATTAAAGAAATATCCGAAAACTTTCCATTAGCCAATGGTAGAACTATTTCTGCGTCGCAATTTTTACGATTATTTTTATTTGATGACCAAGCTCAGTACTCACCCATTTCTAAACTTTCTGGAGGAGAGAAGAGAAGGTTACATTTAATGTATGTGTTGTATCAAAACCCTAACTTTTTAATTTTTGATGAACCTACCAATGATTTGGATTTACCTACCTTAAGCGTTTTGGAAAACTTTTTACAAAACTTTCAAGGTACATTAGCTATAGTATCTCACGATAGATACTTTATGGATAGAGTGGTAGATCATGTTTTGGCATTTGAGGGAGATGGTAAAGTAAGAGATTTTACAGGCAACTTTACGGAATATAGAACCGCTAAAGATTTAGAGCTAAAACAAAATAATAAAGAAAAAGAAAAGGTGGAAATTCCTCAGACAGAAAGAAAAGAGCCTTTACCTAAGAAAAAACTATCTTTTAAAGAACAGAGAGAGCTAGAAGAAATAGAAAAACAATTGCCAAAGCTAGAGGAAGAAAGAGAGACTATACTTGCACAACTCAATGGAGAGACAGATTATGAGAAAGTGGCTAGTCTATCAGAGTTGTTAGAAAAAAACGCCAAAGAGTTAGAGAGAATGGAGATGAGATGGCTAGAATTACAAGAAATATTGTCATAA